One Rhodospirillales bacterium DNA segment encodes these proteins:
- a CDS encoding cupin domain-containing protein, which translates to MATVQTDDIPEELSDKTTKTIELRGAAKKEAFFRKKEEDFQPFSFKRPDDIPEGRRAHVRLAKGSILRGTVQVLPSGGDTNVHCHPDADGFWFVIQGCVEWYNVDGELLGSFKAGEGILVPRYARYRFNQAGDEELHLLQVVGSANDGSKRRVGIGEQNQALFNTLHYNYPEDE; encoded by the coding sequence ATGGCAACAGTTCAGACCGATGACATCCCCGAAGAATTAAGCGACAAAACCACGAAGACCATCGAATTACGCGGTGCCGCCAAAAAAGAAGCCTTCTTTCGCAAGAAAGAAGAAGACTTCCAGCCCTTTTCATTTAAACGGCCCGATGACATTCCCGAAGGACGGCGCGCCCATGTGCGTTTGGCCAAAGGCTCGATCCTGCGCGGCACGGTGCAAGTTTTACCGTCCGGCGGCGATACCAACGTTCATTGCCACCCCGATGCAGACGGTTTCTGGTTCGTCATCCAGGGCTGCGTTGAATGGTACAATGTCGATGGCGAACTGCTGGGATCATTCAAGGCCGGCGAAGGCATTCTTGTGCCCCGTTATGCCCGCTACCGCTTTAATCAGGCGGGCGATGAAGAACTGCATTTGCTTCAGGTTGTCGGCAGCGCCAATGACGGATCGAAACGCCGCGTCGGCATCGGAGAGCAGAATCAGGCGCTTTTCAACACGTTGCACTACAATTACCCCGAAGACGAATAG
- a CDS encoding MFS transporter, whose translation MAVTPKVSAQISQGFSMIGHTFMHLLVALYLTIVLALETQWGMAYADLIGLWTLGAFLVGGLAPLAGYLGDRWSTPGMMVIFFIGAGMATIACGFADSAVQLIAGLGALGAFAAIYHPVGMSWLVRNSVNRGMALGVFGVFGSIGVAMAGTVAAVLVDSISWQAAFMIPGIICIAIGIALFLCILTGLVHDKRVDRAPQAAASRSDMMRTFFVLSLTVFLGGLIYQGTQVAMPKALSLRLPDLVAEGGILAAGGLFTGIYLISGLLQLVGGWLSDRFALKWVYLWTYILQVPFLFAASALVGLPFVVAALVMVVLNVGALPAENCLLAKYTPERWRGAAFGAKFVLSLGVAPVAVQLVATIQGATGGFFWLFAILGSAAMVIIIGILLLPSDNDKAAPVPVAAE comes from the coding sequence ATGGCAGTTACCCCCAAAGTATCCGCACAAATATCCCAGGGATTTTCCATGATCGGCCATACCTTCATGCATCTTTTGGTGGCGCTCTATCTGACCATCGTTTTGGCGTTGGAAACGCAATGGGGGATGGCCTATGCAGATTTGATCGGACTTTGGACCCTTGGGGCCTTTCTGGTGGGGGGATTGGCTCCGTTGGCTGGCTATCTAGGGGACCGCTGGTCAACGCCGGGGATGATGGTGATTTTCTTTATTGGTGCCGGAATGGCGACCATTGCCTGCGGTTTTGCTGATTCAGCCGTCCAATTGATTGCAGGTCTTGGGGCACTTGGGGCGTTTGCGGCCATTTATCACCCCGTGGGGATGTCGTGGCTGGTTCGCAATTCTGTTAATCGGGGCATGGCGCTTGGGGTCTTTGGGGTTTTTGGCTCCATTGGTGTGGCAATGGCCGGAACCGTGGCCGCCGTTTTGGTGGATTCAATCAGCTGGCAGGCTGCCTTCATGATTCCGGGCATCATTTGCATCGCCATCGGCATCGCCCTTTTCTTATGCATTCTGACTGGATTGGTTCACGACAAACGGGTTGATCGCGCGCCCCAAGCTGCGGCCAGCCGTTCGGACATGATGCGCACCTTTTTCGTGCTGTCGCTGACAGTCTTTTTAGGTGGCCTGATCTATCAGGGAACCCAGGTGGCGATGCCCAAAGCGTTGAGCCTGCGGTTGCCTGATTTGGTGGCAGAAGGCGGCATTTTGGCGGCAGGGGGGCTGTTTACAGGGATTTATCTGATCAGCGGCTTATTACAGCTTGTGGGTGGCTGGCTGTCGGACCGCTTTGCCCTGAAATGGGTTTATCTCTGGACCTATATTTTGCAGGTGCCCTTTCTATTTGCGGCATCGGCACTGGTGGGCCTGCCCTTTGTTGTTGCCGCCCTGGTGATGGTGGTGCTGAACGTTGGCGCCTTGCCTGCGGAAAATTGCCTGCTGGCCAAATACACACCGGAACGCTGGCGCGGTGCCGCTTTTGGGGCAAAATTCGTGCTGTCCTTGGGCGTGGCCCCCGTTGCAGTTCAATTGGTGGCCACCATTCAGGGGGCCACGGGGGGCTTTTTCTGGTTGTTTGCTATTCTGGGCAGTGCAGCCATGGTGATTATCATCGGTATTTTGTTGTTACCGTCAGACAATGACAAGGCAGCCCCCGTGCCAGTCGCGGCTGAATAG
- a CDS encoding divalent-cation tolerance protein CutA: MAEIVLLYVTTIDEEEAARIGKALVEERLCACVNIIPGVRSLYQFEGTLCDEREAVLIAKTTASLTDAAVARITCLHSYDLACVVCLPVSGGNVPFLEWVQDETGPR, translated from the coding sequence ATGGCAGAAATTGTCCTTTTATATGTCACCACCATTGATGAAGAAGAAGCCGCACGCATTGGCAAGGCTTTGGTCGAAGAAAGGCTCTGTGCCTGCGTGAATATCATTCCGGGCGTGCGCAGCCTGTATCAGTTTGAAGGGACGCTTTGTGATGAACGCGAAGCGGTTCTGATTGCAAAGACGACGGCAAGCCTGACCGATGCCGCAGTGGCGCGAATTACATGTCTGCACAGCTATGATTTGGCGTGTGTGGTCTGTTTGCCCGTCAGTGGGGGGAATGTGCCATTTCTGGAATGGGTACAGGACGAAACCGGGCCTCGCTGA
- a CDS encoding dienelactone hydrolase family protein produces MHDMEILEVGGSPMETLVFSPKGVGPFPGVIVMQHLPVAHGGLETDPFTLDVGERLAKAGYVAIIPFMFHWWPKAEEKELKRDEFRDDRAAADLQVAYQFTANMDNVDATKIGIMGHCWGGRLSWLGACHNPDYKACAVLYGGRIKTGLGDGSVSLITLADQIPCPVLGIFGNDDKNPSPDDVDDLDKALDAVGVEHVFHQYDGAGHGFQDFVNTDRYRQVQSDDAWEKLLAFFDAKLK; encoded by the coding sequence ATGCATGACATGGAAATACTGGAGGTGGGCGGCAGCCCTATGGAAACGCTGGTTTTTAGCCCCAAAGGGGTGGGTCCGTTTCCGGGCGTCATTGTGATGCAGCATCTGCCGGTTGCCCATGGGGGACTGGAGACCGATCCCTTTACCCTGGATGTGGGCGAACGACTGGCCAAGGCTGGATATGTCGCGATCATCCCGTTTATGTTCCATTGGTGGCCAAAAGCAGAAGAGAAAGAACTTAAGCGCGATGAATTTCGCGACGACCGGGCGGCGGCAGATTTACAGGTGGCCTATCAATTTACGGCCAATATGGACAATGTGGATGCGACAAAAATTGGCATCATGGGGCATTGCTGGGGCGGTCGGCTGAGCTGGCTTGGGGCCTGCCACAATCCTGATTATAAGGCCTGTGCGGTGTTGTATGGCGGGCGCATCAAGACTGGCTTGGGGGATGGCAGTGTTTCGTTGATCACGTTGGCTGACCAAATTCCCTGTCCGGTGCTGGGAATTTTCGGCAATGATGACAAAAATCCGTCACCCGATGATGTTGATGATCTGGATAAAGCCCTTGATGCGGTGGGGGTTGAACATGTTTTTCATCAATATGACGGTGCCGGTCATGGCTTTCAGGATTTCGTAAACACGGACCGCTATCGCCAAGTTCAGTCCGATGATGCCTGGGAGAAATTGCTGGCATTTTTTGATGCCAAACTGAAATAG
- the rplM gene encoding 50S ribosomal protein L13 encodes MKTFTATPKDIDKKWILVDAEGLVLGRMASIIALRLRGKHKTTYTPHMDCGDNVIIINAEKIVMTGNKLANKKYYRHTGHPGGIKETTPEKILASDHPQRVVEKAIERMIPKGPLGRQQLKNLRVYAGSEHHHDGQQPEVLDIGSMNPKNTRSA; translated from the coding sequence ATGAAAACGTTTACTGCAACGCCAAAGGATATTGACAAGAAATGGATTCTTGTCGATGCCGAAGGCCTTGTTCTTGGCCGCATGGCTTCGATCATCGCATTGCGGCTTCGGGGCAAGCACAAGACCACGTACACCCCGCATATGGATTGTGGTGACAATGTCATCATCATCAATGCAGAAAAGATCGTTATGACGGGCAACAAATTGGCCAATAAGAAATATTATCGCCACACCGGTCATCCCGGCGGCATCAAGGAAACGACGCCAGAAAAGATTTTGGCGAGCGATCATCCCCAGCGGGTTGTGGAAAAAGCCATTGAGCGCATGATCCCCAAAGGTCCCCTTGGTCGGCAACAGTTGAAAAATCTCCGGGTTTATGCCGGCAGCGAGCATCATCATGATGGTCAGCAGCCGGAAGTCCTGGACATTGGGTCTATGAACCCGAAAAACACAAGGAGCGCCTAA
- a CDS encoding N-acetyl-gamma-glutamyl-phosphate reductase, protein MKPATSIPVGILGASGYTGAELVRLLDLHPNVDIQLLTADRKAGLGIEQVFPHLGGTDLPDLTKIEDADFSGLNTVFLGLPHGTTQDVVAKLPDHLRVIDLSADFRLSDHATYAKWYGHDHRAPDLQKDAIYAIPELNRDAIKAARIIANPGCYPTASLLPLVPLLESGLIEADDIIIDAKSGVSGAGRGAKEETLFTEVSGGINAYGVGHHRHVSEIEQELSLASKGDVTVTFTPHLVPMNRGILATIYVRLSGKTTAKDLRENLCAKYSSEPFVRVVPEGMTPSTRHVRGSNHCLMGVFEDRIKGRAIIVSVIDNLVKGAAGQAVQNFNLISGLPEITALQQHPLFP, encoded by the coding sequence ATGAAACCCGCAACATCTATCCCGGTTGGGATTCTCGGGGCCTCTGGCTACACGGGTGCGGAATTGGTGCGCCTATTGGACCTGCATCCAAATGTGGACATCCAGCTGTTGACGGCGGACCGCAAGGCGGGACTTGGCATTGAACAGGTGTTCCCACATCTGGGCGGCACAGATTTGCCAGACCTGACAAAAATCGAAGATGCTGATTTTTCTGGCCTCAACACAGTATTTCTGGGTCTGCCCCATGGCACCACCCAGGACGTCGTTGCAAAATTGCCAGATCACTTGCGGGTGATCGATCTATCGGCTGATTTCAGGCTGTCAGATCATGCCACCTATGCGAAATGGTATGGCCACGATCATCGGGCACCTGATCTTCAAAAAGATGCCATCTATGCCATTCCGGAATTGAACCGCGATGCCATCAAGGCCGCGCGGATCATTGCCAACCCGGGCTGTTATCCCACGGCGAGCTTGTTGCCGCTGGTGCCTTTGTTGGAATCTGGTTTGATTGAGGCTGATGACATTATCATCGATGCAAAGTCCGGCGTGTCCGGCGCGGGCAGGGGGGCGAAAGAAGAAACCTTGTTCACAGAAGTCTCCGGCGGCATCAATGCCTATGGCGTTGGCCACCATCGCCACGTGTCAGAAATCGAACAGGAACTCTCCCTTGCATCAAAGGGTGATGTGACCGTCACCTTTACGCCTCATCTGGTGCCCATGAACCGGGGCATCCTGGCGACCATTTATGTCCGGCTTTCTGGCAAGACAACCGCCAAAGACCTGCGGGAAAATTTATGCGCAAAATATAGCTCCGAGCCTTTTGTCAGGGTTGTGCCCGAAGGCATGACCCCATCGACGCGCCACGTTCGGGGATCAAACCATTGCTTGATGGGTGTCTTTGAAGATCGGATTAAAGGCCGGGCGATTATTGTCTCGGTGATTGATAATCTGGTCAAAGGTGCCGCGGGCCAAGCCGTGCAAAATTTCAATTTGATTTCCGGATTGCCAGAGATTACAGCCCTTCAACAACATCCACTTTTCCCGTAA
- a CDS encoding aminotransferase class V-fold PLP-dependent enzyme has protein sequence MTEKKDNQGLSTRAIHAGSAPDPTTRARITPLYQTASYAFDDTDQAARLFNLEEFGAIYSRITNPTVQALEEKMAALDGGVGATACASGHGAQFLAFLPLMENGDHFVASRNLYGGSITQFSQSFSRLGWNVTFVDPTRPENFANAMTDRTRLVFTETLSNPGGLMVDLEAIAKVANAAKVPLIVDNTLATPALLRPFEWGADIAVYSTTKYICGHGNSIGGVVVDSGNFQWDDRTPALTQPNSAYHDICFADNFGPLGYTVYGHAVGLRDFGPCMAPMNAFLTLTGAETLTLRMARHSENALALAQWLETRTGVTSVSYAGLLGNPSYQLAQKYLPDGASGVLTFCLDGGYEAGKAVVEGCKLFSHVANIGDTRSLIIHPASTTHRQLSNEDRTLAGAGDEVVRLSVGLEDLDDLIADLDQAIGA, from the coding sequence ATGACAGAAAAAAAAGATAATCAGGGACTATCCACCCGGGCAATCCATGCCGGATCTGCACCCGACCCAACGACAAGGGCACGGATAACGCCGCTGTATCAGACGGCATCGTATGCCTTTGATGACACCGATCAGGCAGCAAGACTGTTCAATCTGGAAGAATTCGGGGCTATTTACTCGCGCATTACCAATCCCACCGTTCAGGCATTGGAAGAAAAAATGGCAGCCCTTGATGGTGGCGTCGGGGCAACGGCCTGTGCTTCGGGCCATGGGGCCCAGTTTTTGGCCTTTTTGCCATTGATGGAAAACGGCGATCATTTCGTTGCATCGCGCAATCTGTATGGGGGGTCTATCACCCAATTCAGCCAAAGCTTTTCCAGGCTGGGTTGGAATGTCACCTTTGTAGACCCAACCCGGCCTGAAAACTTTGCCAATGCCATGACGGATCGCACCCGGTTGGTGTTCACCGAAACCCTTTCTAACCCGGGGGGGCTAATGGTGGACCTTGAAGCCATCGCCAAGGTGGCCAATGCTGCAAAGGTGCCCTTGATTGTCGATAATACGCTGGCGACGCCCGCATTGCTGCGCCCCTTTGAATGGGGCGCCGATATCGCAGTTTATTCCACCACCAAATATATCTGCGGCCATGGCAATTCCATCGGCGGGGTTGTGGTCGATTCCGGGAACTTCCAGTGGGACGATCGCACCCCTGCCCTGACCCAACCCAACAGCGCCTATCACGACATCTGTTTTGCCGATAATTTCGGCCCATTGGGCTACACCGTGTACGGCCATGCCGTTGGTCTGCGCGATTTCGGGCCTTGTATGGCGCCAATGAATGCCTTTTTGACCCTGACCGGGGCCGAAACCCTGACGCTTCGCATGGCGCGCCATTCAGAAAATGCCCTTGCCCTTGCGCAATGGCTTGAAACCCGAACCGGTGTCACAAGCGTTTCCTACGCAGGTCTTTTGGGCAACCCATCTTATCAATTGGCCCAAAAATACCTGCCCGATGGGGCGAGCGGTGTTTTGACCTTTTGTCTGGATGGCGGCTATGAAGCCGGAAAGGCCGTCGTGGAAGGGTGTAAACTGTTTTCCCACGTTGCCAATATCGGTGACACCCGAAGCCTGATTATCCACCCGGCGTCCACGACCCACCGCCAATTATCGAACGAAGACCGTACCCTGGCTGGTGCCGGTGACGAAGTGGTCAGGCTTTCCGTTGGGCTGGAAGATCTTGATGATTTGATCGCTGATCTGGATCAGGCAATCGGGGCCTGA
- a CDS encoding gamma carbonic anhydrase family protein, whose translation MIRPFSGTSPKIADNVFVAETAAVIGNVEIGEGSSIWYGVTIRGDVNEVRIGKNTNIQDGTVIHVDAHGEHWNGMPTHIGDNVTVGHMAMLHACTLEDGSFVGMSATVLDGAVVETGAMVAAGAVVTPGKRVLAGQLWAGMPAKHMRDLSEEDIAYFQVSADHYSELAGKYLAEES comes from the coding sequence ATGATCAGACCCTTTAGTGGCACCAGCCCAAAAATTGCCGATAACGTCTTCGTTGCCGAAACCGCGGCCGTCATTGGCAATGTAGAAATTGGCGAAGGAAGCTCCATCTGGTACGGCGTCACCATTCGGGGTGATGTCAATGAAGTCCGCATTGGCAAAAATACCAACATTCAAGATGGCACGGTGATCCATGTTGATGCCCATGGCGAACACTGGAACGGGATGCCCACACACATTGGCGATAATGTCACCGTTGGTCACATGGCCATGTTGCATGCGTGCACATTGGAAGATGGTTCTTTCGTCGGCATGTCAGCAACAGTGCTGGATGGTGCGGTGGTTGAAACCGGTGCCATGGTTGCGGCCGGTGCTGTGGTCACACCGGGCAAACGCGTTCTTGCCGGACAGCTTTGGGCCGGGATGCCTGCAAAACACATGCGTGATTTATCAGAAGAAGACATCGCCTATTTTCAGGTGTCAGCCGATCATTATTCCGAACTGGCAGGTAAGTACTTAGCCGAGGAATCCTGA
- the rpsI gene encoding 30S ribosomal protein S9, protein MAEEEKEAVKTEAPTEAAVEAPAEAAEETKVITDLADLGAATGVEASSVVVEEVLPEPKIDAQGRSYATGKRKDAVARVWIKPGSGAFSINGRTQEVYFARPVLRMLISQPFTAVERLNQYDVFCTVSGGGLSGQAGAVRHGISKALTMFEPGLRAALKAGGFLTRDSRVVERKKFGRHKARRSHQFSKR, encoded by the coding sequence ATGGCTGAAGAAGAAAAAGAAGCCGTGAAGACGGAAGCACCGACAGAAGCAGCAGTTGAAGCACCTGCAGAAGCAGCTGAAGAAACAAAAGTGATTACCGATCTTGCTGATCTTGGCGCTGCAACGGGTGTGGAAGCATCCAGTGTTGTCGTTGAAGAAGTATTGCCTGAGCCTAAAATTGATGCTCAGGGGCGTTCTTATGCCACCGGTAAACGCAAAGACGCCGTTGCCCGTGTTTGGATCAAGCCCGGTTCCGGTGCCTTTTCCATTAATGGTCGCACCCAGGAAGTCTATTTTGCCCGTCCTGTGCTTCGCATGTTGATCAGCCAGCCGTTTACGGCTGTTGAACGCCTCAATCAATACGATGTTTTTTGCACCGTATCGGGTGGTGGTTTATCCGGTCAGGCCGGGGCCGTGCGTCACGGCATTTCCAAGGCGCTGACAATGTTCGAACCCGGATTGCGCGCGGCCTTGAAGGCGGGTGGATTTCTTACCCGTGATTCACGTGTTGTGGAACGGAAGAAATTTGGCCGTCATAAAGCACGACGTAGCCATCAGTTCTCGAAACGCTAA
- a CDS encoding DMT family transporter: MADSTPVMVAPVKGALWMTAAAASFALMTWSIRALVPMGPSEIIFMRSLFGLVMVLPWLKLPKGGMAERKNMKFFGLRGVLSYLAMMAWFYAIQNVVLADAVALQFTLPLFTILFAIAVFKEQVGLRRWMAILMGFIGALIIIRPGFAEVNSAALLVVLSAAIYASANIVIKKMLKTENAVTVVFYLHIMTLPLALAGAIPYWVWPGWAELPWVLVLAATGSMAHYCFSRALAIADVSVVMPFDYLRLPFLAAIGYFAFGEVPEIWSWIGAGIIIASTLYIARREAVIARNARDT, translated from the coding sequence ATGGCAGATTCAACCCCGGTCATGGTCGCCCCGGTTAAGGGCGCGCTATGGATGACCGCGGCAGCAGCAAGTTTTGCGCTTATGACATGGTCTATCCGGGCATTGGTGCCAATGGGGCCGTCAGAAATCATCTTTATGCGCAGCCTGTTTGGTTTGGTCATGGTGTTGCCGTGGTTAAAGCTGCCCAAAGGGGGCATGGCTGAGCGCAAGAACATGAAGTTTTTTGGGCTGCGCGGGGTGCTCAGCTACCTTGCCATGATGGCCTGGTTTTATGCCATTCAGAACGTGGTGTTGGCCGATGCGGTGGCGCTACAGTTCACCCTGCCTTTGTTCACCATCCTGTTTGCCATCGCTGTTTTCAAAGAACAGGTCGGTCTTCGGCGCTGGATGGCCATTTTGATGGGCTTTATCGGTGCGTTGATCATCATCCGCCCGGGGTTTGCCGAAGTGAACAGTGCGGCATTGCTGGTGGTACTGTCTGCTGCAATTTATGCATCTGCCAATATTGTCATCAAAAAGATGCTAAAGACCGAAAATGCGGTCACCGTGGTTTTCTATCTTCATATCATGACCCTGCCACTGGCACTGGCGGGTGCCATACCCTATTGGGTTTGGCCGGGCTGGGCAGAATTGCCATGGGTTCTGGTTTTGGCGGCCACGGGCAGCATGGCGCATTATTGTTTTTCCCGCGCTCTGGCCATCGCCGATGTATCGGTGGTGATGCCGTTCGATTACCTGCGGCTGCCATTTCTGGCCGCCATTGGGTATTTCGCCTTCGGAGAAGTGCCGGAAATCTGGAGCTGGATCGGGGCAGGGATCATCATCGCCTCAACCCTGTACATCGCAAGGCGCGAAGCCGTGATTGCACGGAACGCACGTGACACCTGA